DNA from Kitasatospora acidiphila:
GCGCGATTCGGTGATGCGACTATTAGTCCGCCCGGGGGGTGGTAATCAGGTAGGTGATAGGGATATTCGAAGCCCCCCGTGTGCTGATGGCGGCACAGAGTGACGGCGTGTGGGCTGAAGGGGACTCGGGTTGCTCTGAGTAGCGCGGCACATGAATGCGGTGACGCCGGAAAGCCCGTCAGATCCGGCCGGGTGCCATCGAGCTGACGAGGTGGCCGGAACGCGACGGCGGTACGCGACACGGCGGGGCCGCAGCGGTGGGGGGAGATTGGCTCAGACGGCGGGGGCATTGGAGAATCGGTCCGGCCCCCACTGGGGGCACCTCCCGGCCGAAGGCCGGGGGAGGGTGGCGCGGCGGACGGGGAGGTGGCAGCCGGGTGGACCAGCTGACGGCGCAGGATCCGAGACGGATCGGGCCCTTCGAGGTGCTCGGGCGGCTCGGCGCCGGCGGGATGGGGCTGGTGTATTTGGCACGGTCCGCCTCCGGCCGCCGGGTGGCGATCAAGACGGTGCGCGGCGAACTGGCCGAGGACGAGCTCTTCCGCGTCCGGTTCGCCCGGGAGATCGCGGCGGCCAAGACGGTCGGCGGTTTCTACACCGCGGCCGTGGTGGACGCCGACGCGGACGCCCGGGTGCCCTGGCTCGCCACCGCCTACGTGCCGGCCCCCTCGATGGAGGACCTGGTCGAGGAGTGCGGGCCGCTGCCGGTCGACGCGGTGCGCTGGCTGGTCGCCGGCATCGCGGAGGCGCTGCAGTCCATCCACGCCGCCGGCCTGGTGCACCGCGACCTCAAGCCGTCCAACGTGCTGGTGGTGGAGGACGGCCCGCGGGTGATCGACTTCGGCATCGCCGCCGGCGTCTCGACCAGTCGCCTGACCATGACCAATGTGGCGGTCGGCACGCCCGCCTACATGTCGCCGGAGCAGGCCAAGGACAGCCGCAGCGTGACCGGCGCCAGCGACGTGTTCTCGCTCGGCTCGCTGCTGGTCTTCTGCGCCACCGGGCATCCGCCGTTCCGCGGTGGCAACCCGGTGGAGACCGTCTTCAAGCTGCTGCGCGAGGAGCCCGACCTGACCGGGCTGCCGGCCGAGCTGGCCGACCTGGTGCAGGCCTGCATGCGGCCGGCTCCCGAGCACCGGCCGACGCCCGCGCAGATCCAGGCCGAGCTGGCGCCGCACCTGTTCTCCCGGGACGGCGCGGGGGAGGAGGGCGGCGACTGGCTGCCGCCCAGCGCGCTGGAGCTGATCGAGCGTCGCCGGCGGCCCGCCGCCCGGCCTGCCCCCCAACCGCCGGCACCGCCCGCGCCGCCGACTCCGGCGCCCGAGGCCCCGCTGCCGCCGGTGCCGAGCGCCCCGCCGGTGGTGCCCGCGCCCTACCTGGCCAACACCCCGCCGAACGGCGCGCACGCCGGACCGCGGGCGGCCGAGAGCCTGTGGGGCGCGCCGGCGCAACCGTCCCGGGCGCAGACGCTGGACCCGCGGACCGGCACGCACGGCACGGCCGGGCCGGACGGCGAGCCGGTCACCGCCAAGCTGGGCGCCCGGCGGCACCGGCGCGACCCGGTCCAGGAGATCCAGCTGTCCGGCGGTCCGGTGCGGATAGGACCCGGCCCGCAGGCGCACACCGACGCCGGGCAGGCCGGTGCCCCGATCGGCACCGACTGGGTCCGCCGGGCGTCGGGGGCGACCGACGGCGGCTCGGCGCCGGCCGAACCGGCGCCGGAGCCGGCCGGCGGGCGCTGGCGGCCCTGGCGGTTCCGGATGTCCAACGACGTCTGGGGCACCCCGCTGGTGGCCGGCGGCATCCTGTTCATCTCCAGCTTCGAGGTGCACGCGCTGGACATCGCCACCGGGCGGCGCCGCTACAAGACCCGCGACGTGGCCTGGGCGGTCGCGGTGGACGCCGGGCGGCTGCACGCGGCCGACGGCCCGCACCTCTACACGGTGGACGTGGCCGACGGCGCCGAGCGCTGGCGGAGCTCGCTGGACGGCTGGGTCTACTCGCTGGACGCCGCCGACGGCGTGCTGCTCTGCGGGCTGCGCGGCGGCGGGGTGCAGGCGCGCTCCAGCGCCAACGGCGCCGAGCTGTGGCGGGCCGAGGACGCGCAGCAGGACTACGAGAACCCGCAGTCCGGCCCGGCGCTGGTCGGCGGCGCGGCCTACTACTACGGCGGCGGCCGACTGCGCTGCGTGGACGCCCGCGGCGGGCTGCCGCGCTGGAGCTTCCCGGTCGGCGAGGACGTGCCCTCGCGCCCCGCGGTGCGCGGCGGCCAGGTGCTGGTGACCGCCGGCTCCGCGGTGTACGCGCTGGACGCGGCCGGCGGGGCGCAGCGCTGGCGGTTCGACGCCCCGGTGGTGCTGTTCACGCCGCCGGTGCTGGACGACGGCCCGTCACCCGCCGTCTACGTCGCCGACTACCTGGGCACCCTCTACGCGCTGGACGCGGCGACCGGCCGGGTGCGCTGGCAGGCGCGCACCGCCAGCCGGCAGGGGGCCGAGCCGGTGGTGCTGGCCGGGCGGACCGCGCTGATCGCCAGCGGGGACACCCTCTACGCCTTCGACACCGCGGACGGGCGGGAGCTGTGGCGCTACTCGGCGCGCGGCGAGGTGGTCGGCGCGCCCGCGGTGGCCGACGGCCTGGTGCACCTGGGCAGCCGGGACCACTCGCTGCACACCGTGGACCTGGCGACCGGCCGGCTGCGCTGGGAGCTGGGCACCAAGGGCGAGCTGACGGGTTCTCCGGTGGCCGCGCTGGGCCGGGTCTTCGTGAGCAGCAAGGACCGCTGCGTCTACGCGCTGGACGCGGTCTACGGGACGGCCGTTCCGGAGCAGCGGTAAGGCCATTCGGGGCGGTGGCCGGCCGGGAGGGCGGCGTGCCCTGCCAAGGAATCGGACATATCGGTGAAATGCTGACAAAGCCTGGCTTCGGCCGGGCCAGCACGCCGTATGTCCGGAACCGGAGGCAGTCCAGGTGCAGCCCACGAAGGATCCCACCCGACCGAGCCCGTCCGGCCCCCGTCCCACCGGCCCCAGGACCGCGCTGTCCGCGGCCATGCTGGCCCTCGGTGCCGTGCTGGCGCTCGGCGGCTGCACCAGCTCCAGCAAGTCCTCGTCCTCCACGGCCAGCACCGCCATCCCGACCGGCGGCTCCTCACCGGCGCCCACCGCCAGCAACCAGCTGCAGGCCGACTACGAGCAGGTGATCGCCCAGGTGCTGCCCTCGGTGGTGCAGATCACCACCGCCTCCGGGCTGGGCTCCGGGATCATCTACGACAGCAAGGGCGACATCGTCACCAACGCCCATGTGGTGGGCAGCGCCAGCAGCTTCCAGGTGAGCCTGGCCAACAGCACCAGCCTGCTGGACGCCACCCTGGTCGGCAGTTACCCCGACGACGACCTCGCGGTGATCAAGCTCAGCAGCCCGCCGAGCGGCCTGAAGCCCGCCGTCTTCGGGGACAGCGGCAAGGTCCAGCTCGGCCAGATCACCCTCGCCATGGGCAGCCCGCTGGGCCTGTCCAGCAGCGTCACCGAGGGCATCGTCTCCGGGACCGGACGGACCGTCACCGAGCCCAAGACCACCGACTCGCCCGGCGCGACCATCGGCAACATGGTGCAGACCTCGGCCGCGATCAACCCCGGCAACAGCGGCGGCGCCCTGGTGAACCTCTCCAGCCAGGTGATCGGCATCAACACGCTGGCCGCGGTGGACCAGCAGCTGAACGGCAGCGCGGCCCCCGGGATCGGCTTCGCGATCCCCAGCGCCACCATCACCAGCATCGCCGACCAGCTGATCGCGAACGGCAAGGTGACCAACTCCGGCCGGGCCGCACTGGGCATCAGTGCTCGCACCTACTACACCAACGAGTTCAAGCCGGCCGGCGTGCTGGTGGTCAGCGCCGCCTCGGGCGGGCCGGCCGCCGACGCCGGCATGCAGCCCGGCGACGTGATCACCAAG
Protein-coding regions in this window:
- a CDS encoding serine/threonine-protein kinase, encoding MDQLTAQDPRRIGPFEVLGRLGAGGMGLVYLARSASGRRVAIKTVRGELAEDELFRVRFAREIAAAKTVGGFYTAAVVDADADARVPWLATAYVPAPSMEDLVEECGPLPVDAVRWLVAGIAEALQSIHAAGLVHRDLKPSNVLVVEDGPRVIDFGIAAGVSTSRLTMTNVAVGTPAYMSPEQAKDSRSVTGASDVFSLGSLLVFCATGHPPFRGGNPVETVFKLLREEPDLTGLPAELADLVQACMRPAPEHRPTPAQIQAELAPHLFSRDGAGEEGGDWLPPSALELIERRRRPAARPAPQPPAPPAPPTPAPEAPLPPVPSAPPVVPAPYLANTPPNGAHAGPRAAESLWGAPAQPSRAQTLDPRTGTHGTAGPDGEPVTAKLGARRHRRDPVQEIQLSGGPVRIGPGPQAHTDAGQAGAPIGTDWVRRASGATDGGSAPAEPAPEPAGGRWRPWRFRMSNDVWGTPLVAGGILFISSFEVHALDIATGRRRYKTRDVAWAVAVDAGRLHAADGPHLYTVDVADGAERWRSSLDGWVYSLDAADGVLLCGLRGGGVQARSSANGAELWRAEDAQQDYENPQSGPALVGGAAYYYGGGRLRCVDARGGLPRWSFPVGEDVPSRPAVRGGQVLVTAGSAVYALDAAGGAQRWRFDAPVVLFTPPVLDDGPSPAVYVADYLGTLYALDAATGRVRWQARTASRQGAEPVVLAGRTALIASGDTLYAFDTADGRELWRYSARGEVVGAPAVADGLVHLGSRDHSLHTVDLATGRLRWELGTKGELTGSPVAALGRVFVSSKDRCVYALDAVYGTAVPEQR
- a CDS encoding S1C family serine protease, with protein sequence MLALGAVLALGGCTSSSKSSSSTASTAIPTGGSSPAPTASNQLQADYEQVIAQVLPSVVQITTASGLGSGIIYDSKGDIVTNAHVVGSASSFQVSLANSTSLLDATLVGSYPDDDLAVIKLSSPPSGLKPAVFGDSGKVQLGQITLAMGSPLGLSSSVTEGIVSGTGRTVTEPKTTDSPGATIGNMVQTSAAINPGNSGGALVNLSSQVIGINTLAAVDQQLNGSAAPGIGFAIPSATITSIADQLIANGKVTNSGRAALGISARTYYTNEFKPAGVLVVSAASGGPAADAGMQPGDVITKVGSTQITDLSDLTTALASLTPGANVTVTYTRNGQTMTANVTLGTLGS